The proteins below come from a single Roseiflexus sp. RS-1 genomic window:
- a CDS encoding RNA polymerase sigma factor, whose amino-acid sequence MVNQSSDEYIRTTAAIPRTDTPDDHVLIAAIAQGDSSALETLYDRYSSVVYRMALRMLKNRELAEEVVQEVFWRVWRRSASFDIERGRVAQWLFGIAHNLCIDELRRMRARPTQVYEDVDHPVIQQLADDQIDVPEAAWAFEQRRVIRDALDHLPDTQREAVELAYFGGLSHQEIATKLNRPLGTIKTRVRLGLQKLGALLTARGLQPGDAS is encoded by the coding sequence ATGGTCAACCAATCCTCTGATGAGTACATTCGCACAACAGCCGCCATCCCCCGCACCGACACTCCAGACGACCATGTTCTGATCGCGGCAATCGCACAGGGAGACAGCAGCGCGCTCGAGACGCTTTACGACCGCTATTCGTCTGTGGTCTACCGCATGGCGCTGCGTATGTTGAAAAATCGCGAACTCGCAGAAGAGGTTGTCCAGGAAGTTTTCTGGCGCGTCTGGCGCCGTAGCGCAAGTTTTGACATCGAGCGCGGGCGTGTGGCGCAGTGGTTGTTCGGCATTGCGCATAACCTGTGCATCGATGAGTTGCGCCGCATGCGCGCCCGCCCGACTCAGGTCTATGAGGATGTTGATCATCCTGTGATCCAGCAACTCGCCGATGATCAGATTGATGTGCCGGAAGCAGCGTGGGCGTTTGAACAGCGGCGCGTTATCCGTGACGCACTCGATCACCTTCCCGATACGCAACGCGAGGCAGTTGAACTGGCATACTTCGGCGGGTTGTCGCACCAGGAAATCGCCACGAAACTGAATCGACCGCTCGGAACGATCAAGACGCGTGTGCGCCTGGGGCTGCAGAAACTCGGTGCGCTGTTAACAGCGCGCGGTCTCCAACCAGGAGATGCGTCGTAA
- a CDS encoding lysylphosphatidylglycerol synthase transmembrane domain-containing protein has protein sequence MRNWKLWLGIVVSAVCLWIALRGLDFQTFWQVMRQANYWWLAPGVGVYFLAVWARTWRWHYMLRHLAPIPVSRLFPIVVIGYMGNNVYPARAGEVLRSYVLRRKERVPISASLATVVLERLFDGLVMLLFVFVTLPFAPLPPVYSSLVTVLSVVFLAALAAFLVIAARPERMSRTYAWIVERFVPVRFRSLVHGLFDRFVEGLQSLRSPRDLALIFVSSTLIWLTETGKYWFVMHAFPFETSFLVLMLMTAVVNLFTTLPSTPGYIGTFHVPGIAVLMAFNVDQAIATSYTVVLHVALWLPITALGAWYMISEHLGWGDFGRATEAVQ, from the coding sequence GTGCGCAATTGGAAGTTGTGGCTGGGAATCGTCGTGAGCGCCGTTTGTCTCTGGATTGCGCTTCGCGGTCTCGATTTCCAGACGTTCTGGCAGGTTATGCGTCAGGCGAACTACTGGTGGCTTGCGCCTGGCGTCGGTGTGTATTTCCTCGCGGTCTGGGCGCGCACCTGGCGCTGGCACTACATGCTGCGTCACCTCGCGCCGATTCCTGTATCCCGCCTGTTCCCCATCGTCGTTATCGGGTATATGGGCAATAATGTGTATCCGGCGCGCGCAGGCGAGGTGTTGCGGTCGTATGTCCTGAGGCGTAAGGAGCGCGTGCCGATCAGTGCATCCCTGGCGACTGTGGTGCTCGAACGCCTCTTCGATGGTCTGGTGATGCTCCTGTTCGTCTTCGTGACGCTGCCGTTCGCCCCTCTACCTCCAGTGTACTCATCGCTGGTCACCGTCCTCAGTGTCGTCTTTCTGGCGGCGCTGGCAGCATTTCTGGTCATCGCCGCGCGCCCAGAACGCATGAGCCGGACGTATGCCTGGATAGTCGAGCGGTTCGTGCCGGTGCGTTTCCGTTCTCTTGTTCACGGGTTGTTCGACCGCTTTGTCGAAGGGTTGCAGTCGCTGCGCAGTCCGCGCGACCTGGCGTTGATCTTTGTGTCATCAACGCTTATCTGGTTGACCGAAACCGGTAAGTATTGGTTCGTGATGCATGCCTTTCCGTTCGAGACATCGTTCCTGGTGCTGATGCTGATGACGGCAGTGGTGAATCTGTTTACGACCCTCCCTTCGACTCCCGGATACATCGGTACGTTCCATGTGCCCGGTATTGCTGTGTTGATGGCGTTCAATGTCGATCAGGCAATCGCAACCAGTTATACCGTCGTGTTGCACGTGGCGCTCTGGCTGCCGATCACTGCGCTTGGCGCCTGGTATATGATCAGTGAGCACCTGGGGTGGGGCGATTTCGGCAGGGCGACGGAGGCGGTGCAGTGA
- the dnaE gene encoding DNA polymerase III subunit alpha codes for MNDFVHLHVHSEYSLLDGYAATSAIAARAVELGMDSIALTDHGVMYGVMEFYASAKKAGIKPIIGLEAYMAPGSRRDATSRGAKNYYHLLLLAKDEVGYRNLVRLTTRAHLDGMGKGVFARPRIDRELLEQYHDGLIVTSACIAGEVIQRLTEKQKDQAREIAAWYRDLLGPDNYFLELQLHENTPELEEINDELVRIGKELGIPLVVTNDTHFVRPEDLEAHKMILALGYNMTLKELCAKNYQMDATYHIMSGEEMWRRFKKYGTTPLENTRRIAERCNLTLEFGRVQLPTIDIPEGHDAASYLRLVCEEGLMRRFNGHPPEEYVKRLAYELDVINQTGFPDYMLIVWDYVKFARARGIPCLPRGSAGASLILYCLGITDVDPVKNKLLFERFLSPERLEMPDIDIDFADSRRHEVLEYIAAKYGRENTAQIITYGTLGAKAALRDIGRVLEIPLNEVDRVARLIPALPVGTTIAQALERVPELKQIYTTNPDLARLIDWAQKVEGRMKSVGTHACGVVVSRTPLEDIVPLQRTTKDENALMAAFEGPTLQKMGLLKMDVLGLTNLSVVAEALEYIAQTTGRKMELADIPLDDPKVFEALSRGETTNVFQLESPGMTRYLMQLKPTRVEDLYAMVALYRPGPLEQIPVYIHNKNNPQDIKYLHPILKPILEDTYGVIVYQEQIMRLLQEVADYTLGQAYIVIKAISKKDKKLMAENEVKFKQGCLRKGLTQEQADQLWDLILPFAGYSFNRPHSTLYGLLSYQTAWLKVNYPVEYMAAVLKGAGGVTEDIAKAVNECRQRGVPVLGPDINASALDFTIREFRDPSDGQIRRGILFGLAAIKNVGAGPIEAILRERDANGPFRSLDDLCERVDRHALNKRVLESLIKAGALDPLPGTRRQKLAILDTALEAGARAQKNRETGQIDMFGNIVADTDASISAIPLPTINETPDDRKEQLAWEKELLGVVFSSDPRKVALADAAIDNRVPLAALRDPEGLQEYMGKVHTFAGMLTRVRAISTKKGDSMLVAALEDEHEDVVELVAFPKACEKYRDLLRQDALLVVQAKVDERNGVVQLVLEQAAHLDLSAAALPPDAPEMDLEGLAEEDDGVVPPEIVPYATAPDETARPVAPSVPATAAATPPESPSAEVGSTSPSPTPAAPPVTTPISIIKPHATSRPRPSAAPNGNGHDHHPPQTNGGSAQGRTMRLRFRRTGDHDSDIRLMQHIYDLLRGRDGSDQVVIQLDTADRRVLLRMRRTITCDEGLIGALRDTLGPECVSVE; via the coding sequence ATGAACGATTTTGTCCATCTGCATGTTCACTCCGAATACAGTCTGCTCGATGGCTACGCTGCCACAAGCGCCATCGCTGCGCGCGCCGTCGAATTGGGGATGGACAGCATCGCCCTGACCGACCATGGCGTGATGTATGGCGTCATGGAGTTCTATGCCAGCGCAAAAAAAGCGGGCATCAAGCCGATCATCGGGCTGGAAGCGTACATGGCGCCCGGATCGCGCCGCGATGCAACGAGCCGTGGCGCGAAGAACTACTACCATCTGCTCCTGCTGGCGAAGGACGAGGTCGGCTACCGCAACCTGGTGCGCCTGACGACGCGCGCCCACCTCGATGGCATGGGGAAGGGAGTCTTTGCCCGACCGCGCATTGACCGGGAACTGCTGGAGCAGTATCACGACGGCTTGATCGTCACATCCGCATGCATCGCTGGCGAAGTCATCCAGCGACTGACCGAAAAGCAAAAGGATCAGGCGCGTGAAATCGCCGCCTGGTACCGCGACCTGCTTGGACCCGACAACTATTTCCTCGAACTGCAACTGCACGAGAACACGCCGGAGCTTGAAGAGATCAACGATGAACTGGTGCGTATCGGGAAGGAACTGGGGATTCCGCTGGTGGTCACCAACGACACGCACTTTGTCCGTCCGGAAGACCTCGAAGCCCACAAGATGATCCTGGCGCTCGGCTACAACATGACCCTCAAGGAGTTGTGTGCGAAGAACTATCAGATGGACGCCACCTACCACATCATGTCGGGCGAAGAGATGTGGCGCCGGTTTAAGAAATACGGTACGACGCCGCTCGAAAATACACGCCGCATTGCCGAGCGCTGCAACCTGACCCTGGAGTTCGGGCGCGTCCAGCTGCCGACGATTGATATCCCCGAAGGACACGATGCCGCCTCCTATCTTCGCCTGGTGTGCGAGGAAGGATTGATGCGCCGCTTCAATGGTCATCCGCCGGAAGAGTACGTCAAACGCCTGGCGTATGAGCTCGATGTGATTAACCAAACCGGCTTCCCCGACTATATGCTGATTGTCTGGGACTACGTCAAGTTTGCGCGGGCGCGTGGCATTCCCTGCCTGCCGCGCGGGTCGGCGGGCGCATCGTTGATCCTCTACTGCCTGGGCATTACCGATGTCGATCCGGTGAAGAACAAACTCCTCTTTGAGCGCTTCCTCAGCCCGGAACGCCTGGAGATGCCGGATATCGACATCGATTTCGCCGATAGCCGCCGCCACGAGGTGCTGGAGTACATCGCGGCGAAGTATGGGCGCGAGAACACGGCGCAGATCATCACCTACGGTACGCTCGGCGCCAAAGCCGCCCTGCGCGACATCGGGCGCGTCCTGGAGATTCCGTTGAATGAGGTGGATCGCGTTGCCAGACTCATCCCGGCGCTGCCGGTCGGAACCACGATTGCGCAGGCGCTTGAACGGGTGCCGGAGTTGAAACAGATCTACACGACGAACCCGGACCTGGCGCGGCTGATCGATTGGGCGCAGAAAGTCGAAGGGCGCATGAAAAGCGTCGGCACGCATGCCTGCGGTGTGGTCGTCAGTCGCACGCCGCTCGAAGACATTGTGCCGCTGCAACGCACCACAAAGGACGAGAACGCGCTCATGGCGGCGTTCGAGGGTCCAACGTTGCAGAAGATGGGTCTGCTGAAGATGGACGTGCTCGGATTGACCAATCTCTCGGTCGTCGCCGAGGCGCTGGAGTATATCGCGCAGACGACCGGCAGAAAAATGGAACTCGCCGATATTCCGCTTGATGACCCGAAGGTGTTCGAGGCGCTCAGCCGCGGTGAAACAACGAACGTGTTCCAGCTCGAAAGTCCGGGCATGACACGCTATCTGATGCAACTCAAGCCGACCCGCGTCGAAGACCTGTACGCGATGGTCGCCCTCTATCGCCCCGGTCCGCTCGAGCAGATCCCGGTCTATATTCATAATAAGAATAACCCGCAGGATATTAAGTACCTCCATCCCATCCTGAAACCGATCCTCGAAGACACCTATGGCGTGATCGTCTACCAGGAACAGATCATGCGCCTGCTCCAGGAGGTCGCCGACTATACCCTCGGTCAGGCGTACATCGTCATCAAAGCCATCAGCAAAAAAGACAAAAAGTTGATGGCGGAGAACGAGGTGAAGTTCAAACAGGGGTGTCTCCGCAAAGGATTGACCCAGGAGCAGGCGGATCAGTTGTGGGACCTGATCCTGCCGTTCGCCGGGTACTCGTTCAATCGACCGCACTCGACTCTCTACGGTCTGCTCAGTTATCAGACCGCCTGGCTCAAGGTGAACTATCCGGTCGAGTACATGGCGGCGGTGTTGAAGGGCGCCGGCGGTGTGACGGAAGATATTGCCAAGGCGGTCAATGAATGCCGTCAGCGCGGCGTTCCGGTGCTCGGTCCCGACATTAATGCCAGCGCACTCGATTTCACCATCCGCGAATTTCGCGATCCGTCCGATGGTCAGATCCGGCGCGGCATCCTGTTCGGGCTGGCAGCGATCAAGAATGTGGGCGCCGGACCGATCGAGGCGATCCTGCGCGAGCGCGACGCGAACGGTCCGTTCCGCTCGCTGGACGATCTGTGCGAACGGGTGGACCGTCACGCCTTGAACAAACGGGTGCTCGAAAGCCTGATCAAAGCCGGTGCGCTCGACCCGCTCCCCGGCACGCGCCGGCAGAAGCTGGCGATCCTCGACACGGCGCTGGAGGCGGGCGCACGCGCTCAGAAGAACCGTGAAACTGGACAGATTGACATGTTCGGCAATATCGTCGCCGATACGGACGCCTCGATCAGTGCGATCCCGCTGCCGACGATCAACGAGACCCCTGATGATCGGAAAGAGCAACTGGCATGGGAAAAAGAATTGCTTGGCGTCGTCTTTTCAAGCGACCCGCGTAAAGTGGCGCTGGCGGATGCCGCCATCGACAATCGCGTGCCGCTTGCCGCGCTCCGCGACCCGGAAGGGTTGCAGGAATATATGGGCAAGGTGCATACCTTTGCTGGCATGCTGACGCGCGTTCGCGCAATTTCGACAAAAAAGGGCGACTCAATGCTGGTTGCGGCGCTCGAAGACGAACATGAAGATGTTGTCGAACTCGTCGCCTTTCCCAAAGCCTGCGAAAAATACCGCGATCTGCTCCGTCAGGACGCGCTGCTCGTTGTGCAGGCAAAAGTCGATGAGCGTAATGGCGTCGTGCAACTGGTGCTCGAACAGGCGGCGCACCTCGACCTGTCAGCAGCTGCGCTGCCGCCAGATGCGCCTGAAATGGATCTCGAAGGACTGGCGGAGGAGGATGACGGCGTTGTTCCCCCGGAGATCGTTCCATATGCGACAGCGCCAGATGAAACGGCGCGCCCTGTCGCGCCATCCGTTCCTGCAACCGCAGCGGCGACACCGCCAGAGTCTCCCTCTGCAGAGGTGGGGTCTACATCCCCATCGCCAACTCCGGCTGCGCCGCCGGTAACCACCCCTATTTCGATCATCAAACCGCATGCTACATCCCGCCCACGACCATCTGCAGCGCCGAACGGGAACGGGCACGACCATCATCCGCCGCAGACCAACGGCGGATCTGCGCAGGGACGTACCATGCGCCTGCGTTTTCGTCGCACCGGCGATCACGACTCAGACATCCGCCTGATGCAGCACATCTACGATCTGCTGCGTGGACGCGACGGCTCGGATCAGGTTGTGATACAACTGGACACTGCCGATCGTCGGGTGCTGCTGCGCATGCGTCGGACGATCACGTGCGATGAGGGATTGATCGGCGCGCTGCGCGATACGCTCGGACCGGAGTGCGTTTCGGTGGAATAG
- a CDS encoding M20/M25/M40 family metallo-hydrolase has translation MTEPAVISTDQLICDLEQLIGMAGSTGQTDELRTVAARIAAMMRNRGLKVDVRPTPGAPIVIGWRGGRQPFTLLLYHHYDTPSPGPWRAWLHDPFQLAERDGMVYGRGVADGKGPLAAHLNAIAALIDAEGELPCGVVVVAEGDYLTGSPYLGPLLADRRALFRADACLASGGDRDASGLPLCYSGVKGLVQIMLRSQEAQTALPAGMAASVPNPLWRLIWTLNQIKTDQEEILIGGFYDTIEGPTTEENRILRTVLADEAGRRSAWQVDQFLFGLTGAPLVRSEVTLPTCNINMLHTEPVSDPPVIPRSAVARLDFQLVPRQRPQAVVDALQAHLAAKGLTDILVERLPGGYPPAQSPIDDPFVRLVSDVGRYIHGQPLTILPRGPFTMPLFYFAEAFGIPVASISVARPSSAIFGANECIPLPDLVRHGQHLIEVLYACATTTVST, from the coding sequence GTGACAGAACCAGCCGTTATCTCAACCGATCAACTTATCTGCGACCTGGAGCAACTCATTGGCATGGCGGGCAGCACCGGTCAAACCGATGAGTTGCGCACGGTCGCTGCGCGCATTGCAGCAATGATGCGCAATCGCGGCTTGAAAGTCGACGTGCGCCCAACGCCTGGCGCACCGATCGTGATCGGCTGGCGCGGCGGACGTCAACCGTTCACCCTTTTGCTCTACCATCACTACGACACCCCTTCGCCAGGTCCATGGCGCGCCTGGTTGCACGATCCATTCCAGCTTGCTGAACGGGACGGGATGGTTTACGGGCGCGGCGTGGCGGATGGAAAAGGACCGCTGGCAGCGCATCTTAACGCAATTGCTGCATTGATCGATGCGGAAGGCGAGTTGCCATGCGGCGTCGTTGTGGTGGCTGAAGGCGACTATCTGACCGGGAGTCCTTACCTTGGTCCGTTGCTTGCCGACCGCCGTGCACTGTTCAGGGCTGATGCATGCCTGGCGAGCGGGGGGGATCGCGATGCCAGCGGACTGCCGCTCTGCTACAGTGGTGTGAAAGGGTTGGTGCAGATCATGCTGCGGTCGCAGGAGGCGCAAACGGCGTTGCCCGCCGGTATGGCAGCCAGTGTGCCCAATCCGCTCTGGCGACTGATCTGGACGCTCAATCAGATCAAGACCGATCAGGAGGAGATTCTGATCGGCGGGTTCTACGATACCATCGAAGGTCCGACTACCGAGGAGAATCGCATCCTGCGCACTGTGCTGGCGGACGAGGCGGGACGTCGCAGCGCCTGGCAGGTCGATCAGTTTCTCTTCGGCTTGACAGGTGCGCCGCTGGTGCGTTCGGAAGTGACCCTGCCAACGTGCAATATCAATATGCTGCACACCGAGCCGGTCAGCGACCCGCCGGTGATCCCGCGCAGTGCGGTTGCGCGGTTGGACTTTCAACTGGTGCCGCGCCAGCGCCCGCAGGCGGTTGTCGATGCGCTTCAGGCGCACCTTGCCGCCAAAGGGTTGACCGACATCCTGGTTGAGCGTCTGCCGGGCGGATACCCGCCCGCCCAATCGCCTATCGACGATCCCTTCGTGCGCCTGGTGAGCGATGTCGGCAGATATATCCACGGTCAACCGCTCACCATCCTGCCACGCGGTCCGTTTACCATGCCCCTGTTCTACTTCGCCGAGGCGTTCGGTATTCCTGTCGCCTCGATTAGCGTTGCGCGCCCGTCGAGCGCAATCTTCGGCGCGAACGAATGTATCCCCCTCCCCGACCTGGTGCGTCACGGGCAGCATTTGATCGAGGTGCTCTACGCCTGCGCCACCACAACTGTCAGTACATGA
- a CDS encoding NAD(P)/FAD-dependent oxidoreductase translates to MKVAIIGAGVAGLTAAYDLARRGHAVVVYEAASVAGGLASGFRDELWEWPLERFYHHLFESDTAIRSLVQEIGFADRLFFRRPITAQWWNGRAYALDGVLPVLRFPAVPFIDRLRFGVVAAYLKYVTNDWQNLEKVTAAEWTSRWCGPRVYREIWRPLLEGKFGPHADDVNMAWLWARLKARSFRLGYFVGGFQAFCDALLEQVRRLGAVVHLDAPVAALTPLDDDVWQVTAGGALSGAAEDVDAVIVTGSPTLLARLAPHLPAAYLSNLRTLRSMGAVVLTIALRQQLLTDGTYWLMPPKREFPFLALVEHTNFIEPSHYGGDHLIYCGDYLDPHHEYFRLTAEELLQRFLPALARVNPHFDPSWVRGYWLHREPYAQPIVPVNHARNIPPLATPLRGLFWASMSQVYPWDRGTNYAVELGRRVAAECHRYAGMIRLRGGGVALRTQ, encoded by the coding sequence GTGAAGGTTGCGATTATTGGCGCGGGGGTTGCAGGATTGACCGCCGCCTACGATCTGGCGCGTCGCGGCCACGCGGTCGTGGTTTATGAAGCAGCGTCGGTTGCGGGCGGACTTGCTTCGGGGTTCCGCGATGAACTCTGGGAATGGCCCCTCGAACGCTTCTACCATCACCTGTTCGAGAGTGATACTGCCATCAGGTCGCTGGTGCAGGAGATAGGGTTCGCCGACCGTCTCTTCTTCCGCCGACCGATCACGGCGCAGTGGTGGAATGGTCGCGCGTATGCGCTCGATGGCGTGCTGCCGGTGCTGCGTTTCCCGGCCGTGCCGTTCATCGACCGCCTCCGTTTTGGAGTGGTCGCTGCGTACCTGAAGTATGTCACCAACGACTGGCAGAATCTTGAAAAGGTGACAGCTGCGGAATGGACGTCGCGCTGGTGCGGGCCGCGTGTGTACCGCGAAATCTGGCGTCCGCTGCTGGAGGGCAAGTTCGGTCCGCATGCCGATGACGTCAACATGGCATGGCTGTGGGCGCGTCTCAAGGCGCGCAGTTTCCGTCTTGGCTACTTCGTCGGGGGGTTCCAGGCGTTCTGTGATGCGCTGCTCGAACAGGTGCGCCGGCTTGGGGCGGTGGTGCATCTCGATGCGCCGGTGGCGGCGCTCACGCCGCTCGACGATGACGTCTGGCAGGTGACTGCTGGCGGCGCTCTGTCCGGTGCGGCAGAGGACGTCGATGCGGTGATTGTCACCGGTTCACCAACGTTGCTGGCGCGTCTGGCGCCACACCTGCCCGCTGCGTATCTCAGCAATTTGCGCACGCTGCGCTCGATGGGGGCGGTGGTGCTGACGATCGCGCTGCGGCAACAGTTGCTGACCGATGGAACATACTGGTTGATGCCACCCAAACGTGAGTTCCCCTTCCTGGCGCTGGTCGAACACACGAATTTCATCGAACCATCGCACTACGGCGGCGATCATCTGATCTACTGCGGCGATTATCTTGACCCTCATCACGAGTATTTCCGCCTGACCGCCGAAGAACTATTGCAACGATTTCTCCCGGCGCTGGCGCGGGTCAACCCGCACTTCGATCCGTCGTGGGTGCGGGGATACTGGCTCCACCGCGAACCCTACGCACAACCGATCGTTCCGGTCAACCATGCGCGGAACATCCCTCCACTGGCGACGCCGCTCCGCGGCCTGTTCTGGGCAAGCATGAGTCAGGTGTACCCCTGGGATCGCGGGACGAATTATGCAGTCGAGTTGGGGCGTCGTGTGGCAGCGGAATGCCACCGGTACGCCGGGATGATCCGGTTGCGCGGCGGCGGTGTGGCGCTGCGCACGCAGTGA
- a CDS encoding peptide ABC transporter substrate-binding protein: MIRQRLRSAAWLIVLLAVAGIALAGCTIEGGVPTPTIAPTRAPIGPIPTSAVIAERMAARSDTWMIGMVDLPPDIYPYPQSAATQRATAPITELLFPAPILTYNYGYTVTGVLERIPTLDNGDAELRKVDVYLDATGAITTTATDVVTQVDQLVITFRWNPQLRWSDGTPVTADDSVFAYELAKAAPPGDAAAELLARTVAYEKVDDHTTRAVLRPDYVGPAYFMSYWTPLPRHLLRGVDPVRVRESEFAQRPVGYGPYALVERTSTELRFERNPYYFGPAPSASRLVIRAFADLELLRANLLNGNLDLGFADRIPPAMLDRFASDASEQTLQVMTVPNPIWEHIVFNLDVPILQDIRVRRAIAYGTNRQAIADALFGGRTPVLDSWVLPGDQLAAPPDHLTRYPYDPDQARQLLEEAGYADPDGDGIRATAEGVALTLQLLTTQGSAVRSEIARRFQQDMHALGIEIEINEAPSEEMFDADGPLYLRQFDLALFGWIAGAEPGGLQLWSCAAVPSESNGYRGENFAGWCFRDADRAVRTADTTLDPVERAEAYLRQQQLWTQELPALPLFQRLSIVAANPGVEGLSPDALAPVTWNVSAWKRK, encoded by the coding sequence ATGATCCGACAACGACTCAGAAGCGCCGCATGGTTGATCGTGCTGCTTGCCGTTGCAGGCATCGCCCTGGCAGGTTGCACAATTGAAGGCGGTGTTCCGACCCCGACCATCGCACCAACACGAGCGCCGATCGGTCCGATCCCCACCAGCGCGGTCATCGCTGAACGCATGGCGGCGCGTAGCGACACATGGATGATCGGGATGGTCGATCTTCCGCCGGACATCTACCCGTATCCCCAATCGGCAGCGACCCAGCGCGCAACGGCGCCGATTACCGAACTGCTGTTTCCGGCGCCGATCCTGACCTACAACTACGGGTACACCGTGACCGGTGTCCTCGAGCGTATTCCGACCCTCGACAATGGTGATGCCGAACTGCGCAAGGTCGATGTGTATCTGGATGCGACCGGCGCGATAACCACGACAGCGACCGATGTTGTTACCCAGGTTGATCAACTGGTCATCACCTTTCGCTGGAACCCGCAATTACGCTGGTCTGACGGCACACCCGTCACCGCTGATGATTCGGTGTTCGCCTACGAACTGGCGAAAGCGGCGCCGCCGGGCGATGCCGCCGCCGAGTTGCTGGCGCGGACAGTTGCATACGAGAAGGTCGATGACCATACGACGCGCGCCGTTCTGCGCCCGGATTACGTTGGTCCAGCGTATTTCATGAGTTACTGGACTCCTCTGCCGCGCCATCTGCTTCGGGGCGTTGATCCAGTGCGGGTGCGCGAGAGTGAGTTCGCGCAACGTCCAGTCGGATACGGTCCTTATGCACTTGTCGAGCGAACTTCCACCGAACTGCGCTTCGAGCGCAATCCGTATTATTTCGGTCCGGCGCCTTCCGCGTCACGCCTGGTGATCCGCGCTTTTGCCGATCTTGAACTGTTGCGCGCCAATCTGCTCAACGGCAATCTTGACCTGGGATTTGCCGATCGCATTCCGCCGGCAATGCTGGATCGTTTCGCCAGCGATGCCAGCGAACAAACCTTGCAGGTAATGACCGTTCCCAACCCTATCTGGGAGCATATTGTGTTCAACCTGGATGTTCCAATCCTTCAGGATATTCGTGTGCGGCGCGCTATCGCATACGGTACGAACCGGCAGGCAATCGCCGATGCGCTGTTCGGCGGGCGGACACCGGTGCTGGACAGTTGGGTGCTGCCGGGGGATCAACTCGCCGCTCCGCCTGACCACTTGACCCGCTACCCCTACGATCCCGATCAGGCGCGACAGTTGCTTGAAGAGGCAGGATATGCCGATCCTGACGGCGATGGCATCCGTGCCACCGCCGAGGGGGTCGCACTGACGCTGCAATTGCTGACCACCCAGGGGAGTGCAGTGCGCAGCGAGATTGCCCGGCGATTCCAGCAGGATATGCACGCCCTCGGTATCGAAATCGAGATCAACGAAGCCCCATCCGAAGAGATGTTCGATGCCGACGGTCCTCTCTACCTGCGACAGTTCGATCTGGCGCTCTTTGGATGGATTGCCGGAGCAGAGCCGGGCGGATTGCAACTCTGGAGTTGCGCTGCGGTTCCCTCTGAGAGCAACGGGTATCGCGGCGAAAACTTCGCCGGTTGGTGCTTCCGCGATGCCGATCGCGCCGTGCGAACCGCCGATACAACCCTTGATCCGGTCGAGCGCGCAGAAGCATATCTGCGTCAGCAGCAACTCTGGACACAGGAACTGCCAGCGCTGCCCCTCTTTCAGCGGTTGAGCATCGTCGCGGCAAACCCCGGCGTCGAGGGGCTTTCGCCCGACGCCCTTGCCCCTGTGACGTGGAATGTATCGGCGTGGAAGCGGAAGTAA
- a CDS encoding STAS domain-containing protein, protein MSITITQRQSFIAICALIGASALIYGALSAFAGEWSRVVVSLISLLITVLLLAAYLRGWEQARHVLVIVFVLLIVVGSVDVETVYRPNLLVPPALALVLLSPPWVIGVAIAGVLLMGMRTGWSGPYLDVLNLIVYTVVVGLMLLARAILSTTARQAEEARRQAEEARMRAETLVESLAEANAAQQTQLEEQRRLLALVATLETPAIALADGVLFAPIVGHVDSRRASALMQRLLEAAHSERVHHIIIDISGVTTVDSMVAKAIVDTAQALKLLGCDVTLSGISSKVALTLTQQGIAISDVATVRSPQEALQRISAGG, encoded by the coding sequence ATGTCTATCACTATCACCCAGCGACAGAGTTTCATCGCCATCTGCGCCCTGATCGGCGCGAGCGCGCTGATCTATGGCGCACTATCGGCGTTTGCTGGCGAATGGTCACGGGTTGTCGTCAGTCTGATCAGTTTGCTGATCACAGTGCTTCTGCTGGCGGCGTATCTGCGCGGTTGGGAGCAGGCGCGGCACGTGCTGGTGATTGTGTTCGTTTTGCTCATCGTTGTTGGCTCGGTCGATGTTGAAACAGTGTACCGACCCAATCTCCTTGTTCCGCCAGCGCTGGCGCTGGTACTGCTCTCCCCGCCCTGGGTGATTGGGGTTGCTATCGCTGGCGTTCTTCTGATGGGGATGCGCACGGGATGGAGCGGACCGTATCTCGACGTGCTCAATCTTATCGTCTACACGGTTGTGGTCGGTCTGATGCTGCTGGCGCGCGCCATTCTGAGCACAACCGCGCGGCAGGCGGAAGAAGCGCGGCGGCAGGCGGAAGAAGCCCGGATGCGGGCAGAGACGCTGGTGGAATCGCTGGCGGAAGCCAATGCTGCGCAGCAGACCCAACTTGAAGAACAGCGTCGCCTGCTCGCACTGGTCGCCACGCTCGAAACACCCGCCATCGCGCTTGCCGATGGCGTCCTGTTCGCGCCGATCGTCGGGCATGTGGACAGTCGGCGCGCGTCGGCGCTGATGCAACGCCTGCTCGAAGCGGCGCACAGCGAGCGTGTACACCACATCATCATCGATATTTCGGGGGTGACAACCGTCGATTCGATGGTTGCGAAAGCGATCGTCGATACAGCGCAGGCGCTGAAACTGCTCGGATGCGACGTGACGTTGAGCGGTATTTCGTCGAAAGTGGCGCTCACTCTGACGCAGCAGGGCATTGCGATCAGCGATGTTGCAACCGTTCGCAGCCCACAGGAGGCGTTGCAACGGATAAGCGCCGGGGGTTGA